CCGGTAcgaatacgggtatgcatactaagttctcggacttcaactattAAACAATTAcgtatacgagtatgcatactatggttcccggacttggaataacttgcaacagttagcatacaagtatgcatacagtgATATacccaatcaatggttaattgatctaaacttcattttaatcattgaaacattcttggaagacgagaatagctgtctcacacaaactattagcttcaaagcaattttcaagtgatcaatagatcgaTACGAAATATTCCGGATCTACATCaagtgactgtctcacacaaatcatgtaagatgttaccaggcgattttcaaatgatcatcttttgaatttctttaagaataaagatgaacttggttaagacgaaagcttaccaacacatatttcgagaaatatgtaagcgagttaaaatcagatcgaaatatcaaatgtatataaagtaaagtctatatagttatacgacttttgtctcaataggagatagaataaaaatagacttctgagggatagatgagttcaagtctccacataccttttgtttatgaatttccataagctccccttagtagttattcgtcttcaatcgatgaacgccgtgaagtctaaagatcaactacacattctatcctaatccgagacatagctataagtagactagaaatcaaggcttatagttttgacaactaaacttgacaaacaagcttgagatagaaacgcttgcgagttcgaccgagcagtgctctaacagaacacTAGAGTGGTTCTTATCCCGATCATCAAAGATAAAGTTGTTTTTACTAGTCCAAATAGACCATTAGGTAGAAGCATAAATACGGGTAGGaacgaaaaataaagaagaagacaaTTATAAACGCCAGAATTCCAACCACTAACCAAGAAAGGTTTTTATCAGCCAATATAGAAGTTTGAATGCATAACAGGGAAAAAAATAAGCATAATAAATTTAACACtagaaaaaaaattaggaaaaattaggGAAGGGATGGGTAGTCTGGAATTTAAAACCACAAGAGCATGAATAGAATTCCTAACAACATCCCCGACATAAAGTTCAACATGATGAGAAACCTTGATGCTCTATATAAACTTTCAAAGATTCTTGTACGGTATAGGTCTAAGACCCAAATACGGAAACTTAATCATAATCTAATTGTCCATCCTGTAGAAGCTGTCAAATATTTGCCATGAGTAAATATCTGGCTTAAGGGAATATAGATAATCTTCTTAGGTCCTGGCCAATAAAGTCTAACACTTTAAGGGATAAATCAGGAAAAACCAGAGGATTTTGAGTAACAACGTCTAAAAAAAGGATCCATCTATCAtaccatgtgttagagcattgctcggtcgttTTTCTATATCAAGCCTATTGTTAATGTTAGGtgtacaaaattatatcttgatttcgagtctactaaagtcaagtctcggactagaattagggtatggtagttgagtatcaaaaatcctggaataaccctcgaagattaaaAACTGATGAACAAACAAAGAtatttgcgagaacttcatcaacaaagaggtatgtgaaggctAATCCTACTATTGACTCAAAACATTTATTATTGTATCTTAtgatgtcgtatgattttagtagatttaatattgcaaagaagaaatttcgagttcaagcttgtcttggttaaactctcgaaacatgattcaagcaatggatgttctagatccttaacaatcttagttaGAAGCGATTTATTGATTaagaattatttttatttcaagATAGTCATTTGAGATTCGCCCAAGCAACAATGCATATTGTATATGGCTATTGGAAGTGTTTCAAATCATTTATGTGAGAAAAATATCTGCTTGGCGAGAGGTAAACATACTTGTATGTTTTACCAAAGTCAGTCTGAATTCCACAGATTATATAGGTTCGCAAACCCAATTTGTAAACCATGTACATATGAGTTCCGGAATTAGGTAGATTCGCAAACCCGATTTGCAAACCCTTACCATTTGACTTTCGTGAACCGACAAGGTTTGCAAATCCTCATGGCCTGACTTCGGCAAACTTCCAATGTTTGCAAATCCTTGTGTCCTGACTTCACGAACTCTCAAGTAGTCTGAAAACCAACCCAGTTCCAGTATATCAGAAGTCAGGAAGTATTCTATATGTTTATGTTCGACTTTGCTACGATTCTCATACACACTCTAAGAAAAAATTTATTCACTAAATCATTTTGTATTTGTGGatcattgattgagtcttgagAGTTATTGAACACCATTATGTGCTTGTAATTTCAAAGAATACTGAGCCGCTATGAACCATCATTGTGCATGGTTCCATAACCATggaccataatgcatattcttctgtgtaatttAAAGGCGGGCTTCTCACATGCTTagatgaattcctaataagaatttcatctaaactaaaaaaatgtttgtttggatcttaagttatattagcttgagtttaaAGCTAGCtagagccttgaaaatctatTAATAGAGAGACTCTTGCAATATGATATCTTAATCTGTGccactcttgtgtcctagttgctaagctagagtcgtcctctataaccTAGTTTTCCTTTGAGCTACATAAATAGGTTACAACTTTGAATATTTCAATTAGAGATTTGTGAAATCCGGCAAAACTATATTTTACCTAATAGTTCTTGTATTCagctcttgttcttattgatcaatgaggttttcataatctcggattaggaacaagatagatataaGTCACAAATTTCACTTCacctcagactttgtgattcctcaagatagatatataaactcttcctttatttgtttgtattgttcttgagaggtggttagtaatccaggttTCTCAGGTaattgagtgtaagtgttccataatctgcaaacagatttccaaattTGTACTGAAAAATCAGAAGGGAAATAAAATAGGCCAGtattttagaggcagattggAATCAAGAGTCTCCActaaggttgaagcaactctaagtatgtaaaagacgtcagctaagggaatcatgtgtaGATAATCTTGAGAGGTTCGacaggcgtaaggaacacgactacaACTGAATTGCGTGGAGGGTTAATTTGgtttcaactacatttcagtttgAACTGATAGTAGTCTATAGTGGTTTAATACAATatagtgttcaaagctggacgacGTCCCGAGACTTTTCAGcattcctcgttaataaaacttctggtgtcttgtatttttccttttccgctTTATCTTGATGATTGGAGTAGCACAAGTAGTAGTAATCAATCTGGGTAGTTTAAATCCTTATTAACCGAGATAAAAAAAAGAGTtattcttgttgaattcgtatcttgaaagatagattgcaagtttCAAACTTGTTAGAATTCGGATACAACTATGTTGATCTTAGacattgatttttgagattgtgCAAGAACTCTTCAACACGATCAGGTTCACCCTTGGTCTAATGTATTGATCatggaagaaaaagagaaaaactctatatataattttattgaaGGGTCTTTACTTTAACttacttgtgattgtattaggttttttctATACATGTTGCCGaccgaaaaaattggtggtgtacttggtacccttttATTTTCACCATGAGTCAATGGATATTATCTCTCATAATCCAGATCATAAAAAATTTAAGCTTCTCAATATTAAATAGACATTTCCAAGCCTAAGAACAAACTTTAAGACATGAACCATCAAATAATTCAAAATATGTAGTATTTAGCCTTAAAAATACTACCAAGAAGAGAATCAGGTATTTCAACTAATTCGCAGGCATTTCTAGTTATCCTTGTATATTGTTCATCTCAACTTTCCTTAAGCTTAGACAATCTTCAGATTCAGGAGAACAATGGCTTAAGTTTCTCAATATTAAATAGACAACCCAAAAGATGGAGTTTCGTATATATCCTTGGGGTTAAGAGTTCACCCCAGAAAAACTAGCAAAGATTGAAATCCATCTTTGTACAAAGATTTTTTAAGATAAGAAAAATAACCGTATGATAAATTGGGATAGCTATCTCGACCAACAAACTTGGAAAGAACGGTCTTGCTGGCTTGGGACATAAATTTGTTGGACAAAGAAGAAATTCCAGCATCCATATAATGTAAAATACTCACATGGGTTTGAGTTATGGGTTTTTGGAATAAAATCAGGTACCATAATAATCCCCACCTAGATCATGAGTATGCAAAATAAGATGGATAATTGATTTACAAGAGCAGAATTTAGGTGTTTCCTAAAAACCGACAATCTTACCAAAATTAATTGTTTGACCAGAAACGAGACATTATTTATGAAGATAGCTTTTGATTTGCAACAAATCAACCACAACAAATAGAAAATAACAATAGCATGTTTAGACTTTAATGCCCCGAACGAATCATCGATGGATAAGCATATCAATATCCGGACAGATAAAGCCTCAAAGAATACAATTTAGAGACAATGAGATAAAGGATACCCTTGTATCATACCCTTTTAAGGATTAAGATGGGCAGTGAGAACTCCATTAAGAAGGACAAATTAGTAAACAAAAGAACGACAATTCAAAATAAGGTTACTCAACTTCTCATAAAGACCAAGTTTCCTTATTACATTTCTTAAAAACTTCATTCAAGTTTATCATAAGCTTTATACATATTCATTTTGATAGAAGCAAGAATATCCTTAACTCTTTTATGATTTACCACATAAATAACCTCATTAGCCAAAATAATGTTGCCTGAAATACTTCTCTTTTGGGTAATGCACGCTCATTAGAGGAGACGAGATTATCGATGAGAGGTTTAAATATATTAACAAGAGTTCGGGATATTACTTTGTAGGCAAAGTTACAAAGGCAATAGATTTTAATTATGTCGCAGGCTCAACCATAGAAATTTTGGGGATGAAAGCTATATAGATATGATTAAAATACTTTGGCACATTCCCAGAACTAAAATATGCCTTTGTCAGTAAGTATGATAGGGGCACCAACTATGTCCCAATGATGTTGATAAAAAAGAGCGAAATTTAGAGGACAATCCAAACATAATTACTATACCTAAAGCCATCATGTCTTGGTGTCTTTTTTTCTATTTGAAAGTATTATAGAACTTCCAAGGAAGACCCTCACGGGTTTCATCCTGAATTTGATGAAGGATGAAGAATACAAAgatttaaataatcaacaattgAGTTACAAATACTATTTCTATTAGTTAGAATAGCACCAGAATTATCTCTGATCTAACTAAAAACATTCTTTTTCGTTTgaaaagaaataattttatgagAATAAGGAGTTTTCTTTCCCTTGAAAGCATAACAGAGTTATTATTATCAAAAGTCTGGATACGAAGAAGATCTGCTCTTACCACAAAAATATTACTTTCAAATACTAAAAATCTGAGATGTCTATACATGTACCGAAAATTTCCAGTTACATCTCCAAGGATTGGGTttccaatctacagagccttaaAATAAAATGATTTAGTATCCGATGACATGGTTCGAACCATGTCATGTAAGGATCCGATGACATGGTTCGAATGACATTATCATGACATGATGATGTCATTTTTTAGCCTTATAAAGCTCTATATTCCTATATATCATGTTTCTCTTATAAAGCtttacattcctacaaaaaaaaagGTGAGTGTATTCCAAAATACGGAAATTCGCCATTCACAAATTTAATTATCTTGTACGTCTCAAAATGCGCTCATTTTTGGCTGGAGTATAGAGTTTTATAAAAGGAGCGTAtcaccaaaaaattagcttcaaattcatcttaatttgaatttcaaaaaaaaaatatggcgTCACAATGTCATGATAGTGTCATTCTAACTAAAAGCAACCGATACATGACACTATGAGAAAATCTATACTCAAAACTAAGACCTACATTATGTAGGGTTGCACAAACGCGGACTCGACACGACGCGGAcactataaaattctcaaaaaactaggacgcggacacgtatatacatattatatttatatattatttatatatacaatcatgtatttatacaaTAAAGTCAGATGTTTCGATACTAAAACTTAGAAAATGatgctacatgtgtataaatttcaaaagaaaagaagttatcgtttgtttatacacaCCGAAGGTCAAACAATCAATCATTGTTGAACACatggcacaatcaaaatgcattcttagatTAACACATTGCCCAATTAAGGGTATACGTGATGTCATTTCCAataacaaaaccctaataaagacctAGATGATTGATCTAAAAGTTTATCTTTCTCCGtttagttaataatagtaaaagTAAAGGAAAAAGTTCaactgaaaatgaaaaagaaaaaacgcGTCAAGGCTGAGTTATTGGAGCGTCCAAACCAGACGCGCACAGGACGCGCAAATTAGTGCGTCCGACACTGCTCAAAAAATGGAGCGTCCGTGCAACCGTGTGTAGGACAATGATTTAGCTTTTCACAGCCAGGAGTCTCAGCTAAAGATCCCTATTAGTCTACAGTGTCTACACCCATAAGAAGATCTGTATTCTTTTATTACCCACTTCCTTAAAAAGATTGTAAGCGACCCAAGTTAACAGATTGATTGGACCGGCTCATTTAAGTATATATGCTTGTCACATTTTTAGAAGAGGAAATATTTAACGAGGAACAAAGTCAGGTGAGAATGCCCATCTACTCTGGCAAAGGATGACTaccaaaaacaaaaatgtttTCAGCTACAGAATATCTGTTTCTAAGctggaaatatcataaaaattTGGATCAGAAACTGGTTTATAGCTATCTTGCATTTGTTTAGTCAATCGCCGAACTTCGGAACGAATTTTACCAATCAGTGGATGCATTTGATCTCCCGCAACAAATACAGAAACTCGGCTCTTTATCTCAATCCAACTGCACCCAGGTTCCTTGTTTATTCCTCGGAGTCTCATCAATCCTCTAATACGTTCCATATCTTCCCAGTTACCCTCATCAGCATACATATTGGACAACATTATATAAGCAGATGATTCTTTTGAACCTAACTCCATTAATCTTTCTCCTGAATAAAGTCCTATTTCAAAATTTCGATATCTTTGACAAGAACCCAATAAAATATGCCAGAGACACTGCTGCTGATCGATTGCAGCAGATTCAATGAATTCTTTAGCTTCTTGAAGCTTCCCACATCGACTAAGAAGATCAACCATGCATGCGAAATGTTTTAATTGAGGTTTTATTCGAAAATCTGCAACCATCGATTTGAAGTAGAACCACCCATTTTCAACCAAACCTAAGTGACTACAAGCCGAGAGGACATTAACGAAGGTGACATAATCAGGTTTTGCGCCGTGCAGTTTCATCTCTTCGAATAGTTGCAATGCTTCATGACCATGCCCGTTTTGAGAAAGACCATAGATCGTTGCGTTCCACGAAACAACATCTCTTTTGTGCATTCTCCTGAAGACAAGGTTACAATCTTCGACATTCCCACACTTAGCATACATAGTCGATAAAGCACCTCCAACTGAGACCTCTAAACCAAACCCATGTTTAATTGTTCTGGCATGAATTTGCCTCCCTTGTTCCAAAGCTGCTAAGGTTGAACAAGCTTTGAGTACACTAGCCATGGTTGACTCATTAGGTAAAATACCCTCCGTTTGCATCCTGCCATACAAACTCAAAGCCTCTTCATTTGCACCATTTTGCACATATCCACCTATCATTGAACTCCATAACACCGCATTAGGTTCTTGTAACTGATCAAAACCCTTCCGTGCATCATTGATTTCAGCGCACTTAGCATACATATTAATAAGAGCTGTTCTGATATAGAGGTGCGACTCAAATCCTAACTTCACTAAATAACTATGAACTTGTTTTCCTTGTCCAATAGCTGTTACATCACCACAAGCATTAAGAACACCAACAAGCGTGAATTCAGTAGGACGAAGCCCAATAAGTTGCATCTCTGAGAAATACTTTAAAGCCATGTTGGAATCCCCACTCTGTGCATACCCAGTGATCATTGCAGACCAAGTGATCGAATTCTTATCCGTCAATGATTCAAAACATCCATGTGCATGATCTAAATTCTCACATTTTGCATACATGGTAACAAGTGCATTTCCTACAGATACAAATGATAACATTCCAATCTTAATCCCAAGACAATGAATCTGCTTGCCATTTTCGACCAATTCAAGACTAGATAAAGAACTAAGAACACTtgtaaaaacaaactcattcaACCCTTGTTCATCCTCTTCCAAACGCATCAACTTAAATAGCTCTAAAACCTCAACTGCATTTCTCACACTAGCATACCCAGAAATCATAGTAGCCCAAGCAACAAAATTCCTTTTCGGCATTTCCTCGAAAGCCTTACGCGCATCACAAACAAGACCTGATTTACAGTACATATTAATCAAAGAACTTCCAGCAAAAACATCTGAACAGTTGGGGACTTTTATAAACAAACAATGAGCTTGTTTCCCGACTGAAGCACTCGACAAATTTGAAGCGGAAGTGAAAACACCAGCCATAGTAAAAGAGTTAGGCAACGTATTTTCTTTTCTCATCTGACAGAAAAGTTTTAAAGCGAGAGATGAACCAGGAAGGCCTTGTTTTGAATAGCCATTGATGATACAGTTCCATGAAACTACATCTTTTTCGTGTATTTCTTCGAATTGAAGTTTCGCTTCGTTTAAATAACCACATTTTGAGTACAAATTGACAAGACCCTTTGCAACAAAAGGATGAAATCTTAAACCTGTTTTGATTATCTGGGCATGTAAAAATCTACCCCTTTTAAGGTTTTTGTTACCGGTAAAATCTTGCAAGAGAGTAATGAAGGATTCCGAGAGAGAAGTCATTCACCATTAACTCTGTCTAAACGTAAATAGTAGTGGACAGAAGCGAACTTTTAAGTTGAAACTGGTTCTGTAATGAATCTTTAAATATCTGGAACGAAAGCCAAAAGTTGCCTAGTTTTTGAAACAGTTCCAAGTGTTTTGTAAATCGTCGCCGAAGTATCAGTTTGAATTTGGTACCGACTTGTATATCAAGCAGGCCAATGGGTTCTTTTAACCATTTCAGAGAGAAAATGAACCAAACATTTCACCCTGAACTGATGATCATGCAAATGTACCACCCTGAACTGACAAACATTTCTAGCCTCGGGATAATATCATGCTGCTATTCTTATGAAACACAAGAAGTTTGTGAAGCGACATTGATTTATAAgagtacataaatgtacatttacagtAACATTACACCCTAAGCTCAAAGCTACGCGCAACAGCGCACTGAAGATCAAAATCGGTTGAGCGAAGTGGACTGCACCATATAATTTTCCGCACATGACTGCTCGTTTGCACCATAGTAATGGTTTAGGAAATTTGGTTGAACATTGAAGTACAGGAGGAACAGACAAAAAACAATTTCTACAGTAGTAAATCGAGGCCATTTAAATCCGTTTGACGCTGTTTATTGCCTCACAAATTCACAATGCTCTTCAATTGCGAGGGGATGATTGGCTTTCAAACGGAAGATCAATGGATGTCGCATTGGCATAAAAATCTTCTAAGTTGTAGTACTCTCGTTGCGGAGGGAGCATTATGTGGATAACAACATCACCTGAAATTAAGAATAGGAGTATTTTCCTTCAGGCCTTTCTAGATAAATCATTTGAagtcatcatcataatataaaaGAAAGAATAAGATAATGAAAATATTATGGTGAAGGTATGTAACTAACACGATAGTTTTCAACAGCATATTCTCTGTTTTTTAGTATCAATGAATTCCCAGATACTGAAAGTCACTGGGTTGAATGAACTTCATATAATTTTTTGCATCGACATAGAAAGCATATATGGTAAAGACTTACCAAAGTCTAACAAGGTCCACGAGTTGGGTTTAAAGTCCCCAGTTGGAACTTTGTTGTATTGCTCCTCAGCTAGATCTTTTATTCTTGAGCTGCAATTAACAAGAAACTTGTTACTTCTGTTGTTCACGAGTTTCATATGCAAGTCAGTCCACCTACTAAGAATAAATGGACAATCGTGTTTCACAGAGTTTAAGGTAAGAACTTACGCAATAGCATAAATCTGAGGACGTGAAAAAGCTGTAACGATAATAAAAAACCGAGTCCAGTATACCAAAGGCTTCACAAAGAGAAGTCGGATATCTGCAGCCTTCACCTCACTTGCTTCCTTAGCCATAGCAATAGCAACTACAGTAAAAGAAGTAAAACAGCAGTAAACTCAGTATAATAAAGAATAAAGAATAAAGCATAttcccatttgatttcagctacCAACACCATATCTCTGATCACTAAGGTTTGTCTACACTTAACACCTTTGGGCCAGTATGGCAACACGTCCACCTATGACCAGGCATTGTTTCATACAAGAACCAGTTGTAAAAGAAGTGtagttttggtttttgttttcgtTA
This genomic stretch from Papaver somniferum cultivar HN1 chromosome 5, ASM357369v1, whole genome shotgun sequence harbors:
- the LOC113283547 gene encoding pentatricopeptide repeat-containing protein At2g33680-like is translated as MTSLSESFITLLQDFTGNKNLKRGRFLHAQIIKTGLRFHPFVAKGLVNLYSKCGYLNEAKLQFEEIHEKDVVSWNCIINGYSKQGLPGSSLALKLFCQMRKENTLPNSFTMAGVFTSASNLSSASVGKQAHCLFIKVPNCSDVFAGSSLINMYCKSGLVCDARKAFEEMPKRNFVAWATMISGYASVRNAVEVLELFKLMRLEEDEQGLNEFVFTSVLSSLSSLELVENGKQIHCLGIKIGMLSFVSVGNALVTMYAKCENLDHAHGCFESLTDKNSITWSAMITGYAQSGDSNMALKYFSEMQLIGLRPTEFTLVGVLNACGDVTAIGQGKQVHSYLVKLGFESHLYIRTALINMYAKCAEINDARKGFDQLQEPNAVLWSSMIGGYVQNGANEEALSLYGRMQTEGILPNESTMASVLKACSTLAALEQGRQIHARTIKHGFGLEVSVGGALSTMYAKCGNVEDCNLVFRRMHKRDVVSWNATIYGLSQNGHGHEALQLFEEMKLHGAKPDYVTFVNVLSACSHLGLVENGWFYFKSMVADFRIKPQLKHFACMVDLLSRCGKLQEAKEFIESAAIDQQQCLWHILLGSCQRYRNFEIGLYSGERLMELGSKESSAYIMLSNMYADEGNWEDMERIRGLMRLRGINKEPGCSWIEIKSRVSVFVAGDQMHPLIGKIRSEVRRLTKQMQDSYKPVSDPNFYDISSLETDIL